A single genomic interval of Zingiber officinale cultivar Zhangliang chromosome 4A, Zo_v1.1, whole genome shotgun sequence harbors:
- the LOC121970384 gene encoding protein WHAT'S THIS FACTOR 9, mitochondrial-like — MLGGGIETLGVHRRRQQPWWRWTPQRWLEKVRLKWVKNRGLDHIIDRDTDIKAACLLKDAIAATPTGLLPARSVAPFQKNLGLTIPVLRFLRRYPTLFSEQPHPRFPSLPVFSLAPAALLLHRREQAAFESTLPDDAAHRVARLLMMARSRALPVAALASLRYDLGLPPNFSSALPAARPDLFSLSRRHSDGAPVLSLTDWPEHLAVSALQLRHRDVLSQPSYDDFKRPSASSAAPLAFPMKFPRSYGYMNKVKAWMGDFHRLPYVSPYQDASGLDPESDLMEKHVVGVLHELLSLTIHKKTKRNYLRSLQEELGLPYRFTRVFTRYPGIFYLSLKCKTSTVVLREGYDRGKLVVPHPLALVRSKFYYVMRTGLLYRGKGTSKLVLEEEDLLGEGNSKEGQTDQIAIDTEQQYSDSDEDDVNADNNSEEYYELDVDDEDSDDVGSDEA, encoded by the coding sequence ATGCTCGGCGGCGGCATCGAAACCCTCGGTGTCCATCGTCGTCGGCAGCAGCCATGGTGGAGATGGACGCCGCAACGGTGGCTGGAGAAGGTGCGGCTCAAGTGGGTGAAGAATCGCGGCCTCGACCACATCATCGACCGCGACACCGACATCAAGGCGGCCTGCCTCCTCAAGGATGCGATCGCCGCCACCCCTACTGGCCTCCTCCCCGCTCGCTCCGTCGCCCCCTTCCAGAAAAATCTTGGTCTTACCATCCCCGTCCTCCGCTTCCTCCGCCGCTACCCCACCCTCTTCAGCGAGCAGCCCCACCCTCGCTTCCCCTCCCTCCCCGTGTTCTCCCTCGCCCCAGCAGCCCTCCTCCTCCACCGCCGCGAGCAGGCTGCATTCGAATCCACCCTCCCCGACGACGCTGCGCATCGCGTCGCCCGCCTTCTGATGATGGCCCGCTCCCGCGCTCTTCCAGTAGCCGCCCTCGCTTCCCTCCGCTACGACCTCGGCCTTCCCCCGAACTTCTCATCCGCCCTCCCTGCCGCTCGCCCTGACCTCTTCAGCCTCTCTCGCCGCCACTCCGACGGTGCTCCCGTCCTCTCCCTCACTGACTGGCCAGAACACCTCGCCGTTTCCGCCCTCCAACTCCGCCATCGCGATGTCCTCTCTCAACCCTCCTACGACGACTTCAAAAGGCCCTCGGCTTCTTCCGCCGCGCCACTCGCCTTCCCCATGAAATTCCCCCGGAGCTACGGCTACATGAACAAGGTCAAGGCTTGGATGGGGGACTTCCATCGTCTCCCGTACGTGTCTCCCTACCAGGACGCCTCTGGACTCGATCCCGAAAGCGACCTCATGGAGAAGCATGTGGTCGGCGTCCTCCACGAACTCCTCAGCCTCACCATCCACAAGAAGACCAAGCGCAACTACCTGCGCAGCCTCCAAGAGGAGCTCGGCCTGCCTTACAGGTTCACTCGGGTCTTTACCCGTTACCCGGGGATCTTCTATCTTTCCCTCAAGTGCAAGACCTCTACGGTGGTTCTCCGGGAGGGCTACGACAGGGGTAAGCTGGTGGTGCCGCACCCTCTTGCACTTGTTCGGAGCAAGTTCTACTATGTCATGCGAACGGGACTACTGTATCGAGGAAAGGGAACTTCCAAACTAGTACTGGAGGAGGAGGATTTGTTGGGGGAAGGAAATTCCAAGGAGGGGCAAACTGATCAGATTGCCATTGATACTGAGCAGCAGTACAGTGATTCCGACGAAGATGATGTCAATGCCGATAACAACAGTGAAGAATACTATGAATTGGATGTGGATGATGAGGATTCAGATGATGTTGGGTCGGATGAGGCGTGA
- the LOC121970385 gene encoding eukaryotic translation initiation factor NCBP-like: MELAEEAETKGSAAPIPPPDATGAAAVTEDDAVEQERYSREAKAGLHPLKHKFVFWYTRRTPGLRSQTSYEDNIKKIVEFSTVEGFWVCYCHIARPSSLPCPTDIHLFREGIRPLWEDSANCNGGKWILRFKKVISGRFWEDLVLSLIGDQLEFGDNVCGVVLSIRFNEDILSVWNRNASDQKAVMALRDTIKRHLKLPQTYLMEYKPHDASLRDNSSYRNTWLRG; the protein is encoded by the exons ATGGAGCTGGCAGAGGAAGCGGAGACCAAGGGTTCCGCTGCGCCGATCCCTCCCCCTGACGCCACCGGAGCGGCCGCAGTGACGGAGGACGATGCGGTCGAACAGGAGCGCTATTCTCGAGAGGCCAAAGCCGGCCTCCATCCCTTGAAG CATAAGTTCGTGTTCTGGTATACTCGACGAACCCCTGGATTACGATCCCAAACATCATATGAGGATAACATCAAAAAAATTGTAGAATTCAGTACG GTTGAAGGTTTCTGGGTCTGCTATTGCCATATAGCACGTCCTTCCTCACTGCCATGCCCAACTGATATCCATCTTTTCAGAGAAGGCATTAGGCCCCTATGGGAG GATTCTGCAAACTGTAATGGTGGTAAGTGGATATTGAGATTCAAAAAGGTCATTTCAGGTCGTTTTTGGGAAGATTTG GTATTGTCATTGATCGGCGACCAACTAGAATTCGGAGACAATGTTTGCGGTGTTGTGCTAAGCATTCGTTTCAACGAGGACATCTTAAGTGTTTGGAATCGCAATGCATCTGACCAAAAG GCTGTGATGGCTCTGAGGGACACCATCAAGCGACACTTAAAACTGCCCCAGACCTACTTGATGGAGTACAAGCCCCACGACGCTTCACTACGGGACAACTCTTCGTATCGTAACACTTGGTTGAGAGGATAG